The Pagrus major chromosome 5, Pma_NU_1.0 genomic sequence TACCTATGTGTGTATTGCAAAGCGGCAAATTAAAGTATGAGagaaataataaacattaaagcattttCTAGCAGACAGACAAGATAAAgtcatgaacctgaaaatgagcataatatatgggacctttaatgcaTCTGTTGAAGATTGGGAGAATCAGCGCATTAGCCTTAACAATAGCAAGACTATAACAACAAAGCCTATTTGTATGACTTGTGTATGATGAATTATGTTGAGTTTTCGTGTGTGCTTTCCTACCATCTCCAAGTATTATTGACTGTAAACAATATTTTATCAAGCATATTTCAACAGTCAAAACCATCAGATTCCCTTAtctctacaaacacacacttaaggCAATGGccatagatttttttattttttattacataagGTCAAATGGGTACAGCCCAGCACATCTACAGAAACAGAAGACAATACATGTTtgaaaagagcaaaaagaaaagaaaaaatgattcacTTCAACACTTCAATTCAGCATTTCAAAATCACTGCCACTGGATGCTCACAAGATGGCGCCAAAGAGATAGATTTTCACATCATGTGCatagaccaaaacaaacaaacaaacaaataaataaataaagttaacatacagacataatacatttttaataacaaaacaaagcatAATTAGGAATAGAAACACATAGATGTGTTTCTGGCAGACTTTGTTTAACTACTGTACTGTAGATTAACTACGGTGAGAAAATCAACTTACCAACAATATTTTACATCACTTCTGTTTTACAATTTGTCCACAGTTTGTAAAAGTCAAATGTCAGATGTTGCCGTAGGACTCAATGGACAGATTTGATCTGCTACTGAAGATGATTTCAATGATACTTTTATTTCTTGTATCTATTTACCTGACGGTATAAAGTCTACATGTCTGTCTGATGGATAATGGCTTTAGCTCAGTTGAGAGGAGACTTTGTTAGTTCACATCTTCTCTCTAATTCTCCTCTTACGggtttaattaaaaagtttatCTTTCTTTGCGTTCACAATAAAGTTTTATGGAGTTCTGGTCCTGTTGGTGACTCTGTCTGCAGGTAAGAAACACTtatgattaatttttttaattaatgaattgaTACTTACttagatatttatatatttatataatatgtttttaaatcaataataatagCAGGATGGAAGtagtttttaataaaatactATTTGCAATGCATCCTCTATGTAGTGTAATGGgctaatttattattttctgaattATGTTTTCTTTGGGTACAGAGGACATAACCTGTGGGGACAAAAAAAGGGAtgtttgttaaaatgtgttaaatgatTAGATTTGGAATATCTTAAACCACGTGTACGACAATATTCTCTATTTCTGTATAGCATATGGATTGAGATGCTACATATGTGCTACTAACCCAAGATCCTGCACCGAGAAATTCAGTTGCCCTCTTACTCAAGACTGTTGTGCCACTGTTCAGGCGAACGGGAAGTTATTTTTCCACATCAGACAGATTTATTGCTGATATTGAACATTTCGTAGATAACTGACTTGAGCTTATTTATAGCTGCACAGAATTCCtggtttagtttttgttgttgaaactGAGGTTTTCATCATATCTTGCAGGTGTAATTGCCAAAAGCGGTGTTTACAGTGCTGCATGTGATGGCCCCATGAAATGCTGTGAAGGAGACTTGTGTCATGGTCCCATACCCACTGGCTCCagtgtcctcctcctgctggtgTCCTCAGTCATCACCTCAGTCTTTCTCTGAGGCTCTGGAGAACATTACTCAGGAAAACACAGTTCAGGAAAAATAGATAAGtataaaaactataaattaGTCCTGATCAAGAATTGTTCAATAAAATGACAATATGACCTTtgagttgtttatttttttaaggttCTGCATTCACATCACTATTTACAGCAAAAACACCTTTGTTATGAAGTCATAATGAGTGACATAAAATTGTACAACCATGAACAATTCTATATAATTCATGGTTAATTGTTGATCCTGAGAAATAATTAGGCAGAGTAGCAGACATTAGGATTTTGTACACTTTGATGCCCTTTAAAATCTTGCACGTCTCCACAAAGTAGTCCCCAATCATTTTCACTGCCTCAGACACAAATACAATGCAGAAAACATGTGATGTGCTCAGTATAAGAGAAGAAGCTGGATGAATCTGTCAAATGACttatttctttatgtatttGGACCTGCTAAAGATAATCTTTAATCTTCTGTAAAAGATAATGTGAGGCCACACTTTCTTTTAagatttggaaaaaaagaagaagtgaggGGATATGTCATATGGCACACTGAGAATAATGTCATTATATGTAAATAAACTACAAAGGCTAATGATTAACAACAGAGAAGTAAATAGTCTAATATGATATAATCAAGGTTGTTTAGTTTGTTCACaagaaacttaataaaagatGCGTTCAGTCACtgaatgataataaatgtaaaatggaGCATATTGTTTTTGCTGTGTGAAAACTTCTTCAACTCATTGTAAGGATTAGTTACTTCATGAGTCCCATCAACCTCAGCCAACCTGTAGCTTAACCTTCTTTACCTCTGTCGATATTCACTGGAAGTCAAACTTAACTTGcagaaaatacacaacaacCATATTACTTGTTTTCCTTGTCAGTCTACCTTCATAATGCAGGAAGTATTCATCAACAgcaattaaaaaagacatttccaaTCATTTACTTAAGAAACACTTACCTTCAACATTTCCAAACTCTGTTGTGTCACTGTGGAAATGTCCGGACAGATTTCACCACAAACCTCCAAATGGTGAAATATTGGccaatacatttcattttgttccaTGTTTAGACCAAATCCCTTGAGCTGATGTTTATCTGTGCATACCTGATACAATTTGCATTATGAGATCTATGCAAAAATTATAAGATATATTTAACTACTGTCCTATTTTCTCACAGTTGTTCTTCTTGGCTCAGGTGTGAAGGTAGAAGGACATCGAAAACACAGTGGATCTTCATTCACTAGTGCTAAAGTGATGGAAATTTCACCACATGTGCACAGTGGCTTCATCTAATAAATCACACAAAGCAGCATGTTATTTTTTCTGGCAGATTTTGTCAAACTAGATGAACCACCGTGAGAAAATCAACTTACCAACAACATTTTACGTCGCTTGTTTTAGAATTTGTCCACagtttgtaaaaatgaaatgtcagatgTTGCTGTAGGACTCAATGAACATATTTGATCTGCTACTGAAGATGATTTCAAtggtacttttattttttctgtctaTTATCTGACTGTATGTAGTCTACATGTCAGTCTTGTGATTGATGAGCTGTCTTCAGCTCAGTTGGGAGGAgactttgtgaggaaagactgAGAAGTTGGGCTTTAAAAGGCAGGCTCTGGAAGAGTTCACACCTTCTCTCTAATTCTCCTCTCAcagggtttgtttttatttgcgcTCACAATGAAGTTGTATGGAGTTCTGGTCCTGTTGGTGACTCTGTCTGCCGGTAAGATCAACTTATGATTCATGTGTTTGCTTTCAAATGAATGATTTGATACTTACttagatatttatttacttagattttatttattttatatgtaataataGCAGAATAGAAGtagtttttaatgaaatacaatttgCAACGCATTCTATTTGTAGTGTAATAGgctaatttattattttctgaattATTTTGTTCGACAGCTTGTTCGTTTATTCTCAAAAGGTTTTGGtgatttttgtgaaaatgtgtaaaacaattatATTTGGAGTGTCTTAAACCATGTGTGACAGTATTTTATACTTATGTACAGCGTATGGATTGCAATGCTACGTATGCGCAAACGTCAAACCAAGTGCCTGCACACAGAAACTAACTTGCCTTGCTGGCACTGACCGCTGTGCCTCTGTTGCTGAGTCGGGAGGTAAGTTGTTGTTCCACATCAGAAGGATTTACAGCTGATATTGAACATTTCAAATACATATGGGGTTCTGAGCTGATATACAGTATGGCTGCACTGGATGCCCACtagtttttgttgctgttgaaacTAATCTTTTTCCATCATATCTTGCAGGTCTTGTCTCCAAGAGCTGCGTTTCCAGCGCTGTATGCAGAGAGGGTGCCAAATGCTGTGACAAAGACTTATGTAACGGCGCCATACCCACTGGCTCCAGTGTCCTCCTCCTACTGGTGTCCTCAGCCATCACCTCAGTCTTTCTCTGAGGCTCTGGAGaacatctgatgtttttcttaCCAAATCTGTACAactgagaaaaaataaacacattttcaaaatgtaaaattcgTGAATGATTCCAGAATTGTTCAATAAATCCACAATATGATGGACCTTTGAGTTGTTTAATTCTTTAGGTTCTGCATTTACATCTCTATTTACAGCAAAAATAGCTTTGTTGTGACTCCATTATTAGAAAGGTTAGTGACATAAATTTCTCCAACCATGATCAATATTTCATGGTTAGTTGTTGATTCTTAGAAAAAATGAAGTAgaccagcagacacacagtcatGTTATGCGGGGTCGAATAATCTCTTGTAAAAGACAGTGTGAGGCCTCACTTCCTTttagattttgaaaaaaagaagaaatgagggGATATGTCATATGGCACACTGAGAATAATGTCTTTATAGGTGAACAAACTAGGAAGGCTAGTGAAAAAATTAGAGCAGTAGTTAGTCAGTCCGTTATCATTATAAAagttttttaatcaaaactccattttgcataaaaataaatgcaaaatagagCATATTGTTGTTGCCATGTGAAAACTTCCTGAACTTATTGTAAGGATTGCATTGTTATGTTACAGGTGACAACAACAACCTTTGGCAACCTGCAGGGTAACCTTTGTAACCTCTGTCGATATTCACTGGAAGTCAAACTTAATATACTGAATGTAAACCTAAAATGCACAAcaaccattttttgttttcctcgtgaGTCTACCTTCATAATGCAGGAAGTATTTATCAACAGCAACATTTCCAATCATTTACTAAAGAAACACTTATCTTCAACATTTCCAAACTCTGTTGTGTCACTGTGGAAATGTCCGGACAGATTTCACCACAAACCTCCAACGGTGAAATATAGGCCAATACCTTTCACTTTATTCCGTGTTTAGAAAAAATCCCTTGAGTTTACGTTTATCTGTGCATACCTGACACAATTTGCATTATGAGATCTATGCAAAAATTATTAAACTTAATTGGGAGCTACTGGGGTAGTTTCTAAAAGTTCAGCTTGTCATGGCCTGGATCAAGTAGCCACTACAGCAAGTGTAAAAATCTacaaagaatatttttttaatcaaattaactCAAACCAAATTATACCAAACGATGATGCCAATTTATGATTGGGGTAGCTCAGCCAAAGAGGAAAAATGGGCTGTTGCTTGGGAAAGTATCATAAAACCACCCCACACACAACAGATatagaaatacaataaaatacatacactGCATCGACACACATTGCAATATATCAATACACAAATTGGCACAGCTCTCTGCTCTTCCCTCTACCTACAGTCACCTGTTTGGCTTGGTgatggtcacacacacacacacacacacacacacacacacacacacacacacacacacacacacacacacacacacacgccccaTGTCATAATAATCCTGATTTGGCAGCTTGTTTTTAATTCTTTAGTAATTTTTACACGTTGTGTGTCTCCTTTTCCTGTGGCCACTTGAAAGAACCACAGCTCACAATAATTTAAAATCTCTACATTAGATCCAAAATGCAAATTATGTCAGTTCAAGGGATTTTGACTTGACTTGGCCAATATTTTACCGTTGGAGGTTCGTGGTGAAATCTGTCCGGACATTTCCACAGTGACACAACAGAGTTTGAAATGTTGTAGGTAAGTGTTTCTTAAGTAATGATTGGAAATTTTaaaagtcgttttttttttgctgttgatGGATACTTCCTGCATTATGAAGGTAAACTGACAAAGAACATAAGAAATAGTGCATTTtctgtttacagtaaatgtttgttgttgtgcaaAAAGCTTGACGTCCAGTGAATATTGACATACTGAGGTCACAAAAGTTACCCTGAGGGTTGCAAAGGGTTGTTGTCATCCTAAGCATAACTATGTCATCCTCACAGTGAGTTGAAGAAGTTTTGACTGCTTTTCTCTTGCTTCTCTTTTGTCCTGCTGTAGATTTTCTTCATTGTATTCATCTATAAGGACATTATTCTCAGTGTGCCATGAATATGCCACAATGTCCAATTTCTCAGTTTTTCCACTTGTAAAAGAAAGTGTAGTCTCACAATGTTTAGGATTTAGGATTATTTTTCTCGTCCTGGGATCCACACTGTCTTTCAGAAAAGATGAAAGAATAATTTTAGCAGCAAGCGCATAAAAAACAAGTTAGTCGAGAGGTTCATCGAGCTTTATCTTCTATCCAGAGCAGATCAAatcttttctgtattttatttgtgtctGAAGTGGTGAGAAAGTTTGCTGTTCAATGTGATGTGAAGAGTTGAAGTTTATCAAAGCAGGAAGTCCAAAATCTTAAGGTCTGCTCGTCCTCATTATTCCCCTGGATCATCAATGAACCATATAATATATTGACTTGCTCGTGattgttcattttttgtgtcCCTTGTTGTCACTCACCTTTGTAATTAGGGCTTTCTATACTGCCATGTGAATGCACAACCTGAAGAATTAGACAACTCAAATTTTATTGAACAATTCTGGATATGGACTCATATAAAACTTTGACATATTGAAAATGTGTCCTTTCTGTACAGATTGTGTAAGAACAAAGTAAAATGTCTCCAAAGCTTCAG encodes the following:
- the LOC140996384 gene encoding uncharacterized protein; the encoded protein is MKLYGVLVLLVTLSAAYGLQCYVCANVKPSACTQKLTCLAGTDRCASVAESGGLVSKSCVSSAVCREGAKCCDKDLCNGAIPTGSSVLLLLVSSAITSVFL